The Coriobacteriia bacterium genome includes the window CACATGTGTTCAGGGCGGCTGTCACACTGAGTCGTCCGCCGCACCGATGCACGCCTCGGCTACGTCGGGCCATGTGACCTCAGCGACAAATGACCCGTGTTTCGCGAGTGGCTGTCACGCAGCCAGCAACCTGGCTGCACTGCACGCCAATGCAACAAACACCGTGGCTGAGCCGGCTCGCTTCTCCTGCATGATCTGCCACTCTGAGGGAGTTCCGACCATCGACGACTGCACCAACGTCGCGTGCCACGCCGACAAGGCCGAGAGCCATTACGTCGCGGCAGACCACCTCGCTTCACCGGTCGCCGAGACGATCTCGATCCTGGGCAACTCGTACGGCTCGCACGCGTGCGCCGACTGCCATGATCTGTACCTCGGAGCAGTGCACTCGGAGCCCACAGCCAGTTCGAGCGACGACGGATGTGCCGCGTGCCATCCAAGTGCCGCTGCAAGTCTCGCGGGTGGCTGGACAGGCACCTGCGTGCAGGCCGACTGCCACGTTGTCTCTACATCCAACGCCAAGCACGCCGGTATCGATCCAGCGCATGAGACCCTCTCGGCCAACAGCACCTGCTTCTCGGCTGTGTGTCACGCGTCGAGCAACCTGGCCGCGCTACACAGCCTGGCGACCACCATGGTCGCTGGCCAGACGCGGACGTCGTGCGAGATCTGCCATGCCGACGGCTCTCCCACGAACAAGGACTGCACCGCGCCAGCCTGCCATGGCTCCTTCGAGCCCCCACATCGCGACCCGGCGACGGATGCCGCGCACACGACCAGCACGACTGGTTGCGACACCTGCCACAGTGCCGTACTGCCGACCGAGCATGAGCTACATCCCGCGAGTGGAACCAAGTACGACTGCACCATCTGCCATGGTTCTGGGGCGCGTCCCGACGCACAGGCCGCGGTTACTGCCGGGGATACCGCTTGCACAGCGTGCCACGCAGCACCGGAAGACATCCCGGCACACGCTGACATCGCCAATAGCTGCACATCGTGTCACGACACCTTCCCGGCCGAGCACCCAATCACGGGTTGCGAATACTGTCACACGAGCGGATGGGACAACCCGAGGGGCGATCACGGTGAGGAGACGCCCAACCCGAGCTGCACGGGTGACGACAACCCGTACAACAACGAGTCGGGGGTGTGTCACTCCTACGACCACGGCAGATTCACCTGCTTCAGCTGCCACAACACAAGCAACCCGCAGTTGCCTCAGCACTGGACGCCGGTCCAGTAGCCGCGGGTTATCATTGCAGCGCAGGAAGGGCCGCCATCTGGCGGCCCTTCTCGTATGCGCAACAGGCTGCGGTGACGTCGTGCTGCTACGCGCGCTCCCGCTGCGCGAATCCCGGCTCGAGCCGCTCAATCGCCTCGGAGGCGCAGCTCACATCGCCGTGCAGCGCGCATTCGATGAGCGCTCGGATCTCCGCGTCGAAACCGGTGTCCGGCGTCGCTGCGCGTTCGACGCGCAGAATCTTGTCGCGCTCGGTGGGTAGCAGCGTCTCGGACTCGGTGACGAGCGTCTCATGCAGCTTCTCGCCGGGCCGCAGGCCGCTGAACTCAACGTCGGCGGGCACGCCGGAGAGCGCGATCATCTTGCGGGCGAGGTCGACGATCTTGACCGGTTCGCCCATCTCCAGCACAAAGATGTCGCCCGGTTCACCGATGGCCTGCGCTTGCAGGACGAGGCGCGAAGCCTCGGGGATGGTCATGAAGTATCGCGTGACGTCGGGGTGGGTCACGGTAAGCGGACCGCCGTGACGCAACTGCTCCTGGAAGATCGGCACTACGGACCCGCGACTTGCGAGCACGTTGCCGAAGCGCACGGCGACCGCGTGCAGTTTGCCTCGGCGGGTGGCGTCGAGCATCTCGCGTTCCGCCAGCGACTTCGTCAGCCCCATGATGTTGGCGGGTGCGACCGCCTTGTCGGTCGAGATGAGCACGAATCGCTCGGTGTCGTGGCGTTCACACGCCTCGATGACCTGCAGCGTGCCGAGGACGTTGGTCTTGATGGCCTCGGCGGGGGCGATCTCCATCAGCGGTACGTGCTTGTAGGCGGCCGCGTGCAGCACGACGTCCGGGCGGTGCTCGCCGAAGACCGCATCGAGCCGCTCGACGTCTCGGATGTCGCACACGCACATCACCGGTGGCTGCGGGTCGATGAGCCGCAGCTCAAGCCACAACTCGTAGAGTCGCGTTTCGTCGATCTCGATAAGCAGGAGCTTGGCCGGCGACATCGCCATGATCTGCCGGCACAGTTCGCTGCCGATCGAGCCGGCGGCGCCGGTGACGGCGACCACCTTATCGGCGAGCGTCGATCGGACTTGGTCCACGTCGATGCGCGTGGGCTCCCTGCCGAGAAGATCCTCGACGTCGACTCCACGCAGGTCGCGCAGGCTGACGGAGCCCTTCGCGATGACCAGTGCGGGCATGATCCGCGTCTGTACGTCGGAGTCGGCGGCTTCGTTCAGGATGCGTCGCACCGTTTCGCGCGGCGCCGACGGCATCGCGACCATGATCTCCTGGACGTCGCGCTCGGCCACGATGCGTTCGAGTTCACTCGTCGCCCCGAGCACGTGCACGCCACCGATTGTTCGCCCGCGCAACACGGGTCGGTCGTCGAGGAAGCCGATGACGGTCAGGCCGAGGTCCGGTCGGCTCTGTATCTCGCGCAGTAGCAACGATCCCGCGCTCCCTCCGCCCACGATCAGGACCCTGCGCCCCGAGCCGAAGCGCGACGAGCGCACGTACATGAAGATGCGCGCAGCCATCCGCACCGCAGACGCGCCGAGAAAGACGAGGAGTGCCTGAATCATCAGCACGCCGAGAGGCACCGGGCGTATCACGCTCTCGCGCACGAGGAGCGCATCCGCGAGCACGAGAATGCCGGCTCCTACCGTGACGGCGCCGGAGAGTTTGAGGAGCGTGTCGACGCCGACGTAGCGCAGCACCAGCCGATACAGGCCGAACAGCGCGAAGAGGCCGACGTAGACCACGATGGCCGCGAGCGCGAGCGGGGTGGTCCACTGCGCGAACTCGGGAGGCACGATGCCCTCAAAGCGCGCGTAGTAGCCGCCGACTGTGGCGATGACGATGACGGCGATGTCGAGGATGACGAGCACGCCGTTCCAGAGGCGGCCGGTCGCCCTCACGCGTGCGAACGCGCTCTGCCGATCGCTCATGCGGACGCCACCTCGAGGACTTTGCGAACTGCCGTGATCGTATCGTCGATATCGGCGTCTGCGAGTGTGGGGTGGAGAAGGAACGCGAGTGATGTCTCGTGTACCTGCGCAGCGTTGGGGAGGCGTGTCGCGGGCGCGAGTCCTGCCGCAATGAATGCCTGCTCGCGGTAGATCTCGGCGCACCCGCCGTAGTGGGCGGGGATGCCCTCCGCCGAGATTGCGGCAGCGACGCGGTCGCGATCCCATCCGGGCGCAAGCGACTCGGGCACCACGTATGCGTAGAGCCGATACCACGCGTGCTCGCAGTCGAGCTCGGGGATCGGGATGTGGAGCGACTTGATGCCGCTGAGACCCGCCGCCAGCCTGGTGGCGTTGCGCGTGCGCACCGCATGCCAGTCGGGCAGCTTCGAAAGTCCGACGCGACCGATGGCGGCAGCGAGCTCATCCATCCGCCAGTTGGAGCCAAACGAATCGACCATCCACTTGAACATGCCCGGCTCGGACATGAAGGCCGCATCGTTGACCTTTTCGTACGACTTGCCGTGGTCCTTGTACGACCACGCGCGCCGATGCGCTTGCTCGTCGTCGAGCAGCAGCATGCCGCCCTCGCCGGTCGGAAGCACCTTCTCCTGACAGAATGAGAACGCCGCCGCGTGGGTGCCGAGCGAGCCAATCGGTCGCCCACGATAGAGGGCGCCATGTGCCTGTGCGCAGTCCTCGATAACGACGAGACCGCGTTCCTCGGCGAGAGCGAGTATCGGGTCCATGTCGACCGGCCGCCCGCCGAGATGCACGGGGATGATCGCGCGTGTTCGGTCGGACAGTACGGCCCGCACGGTCTGCGCCGTCAGGCATGAGCTGTCGGGGTCGATGTCTGCGCACACCGGTCGCGCGCCCACAGCCACGACGGCGCTGGCGGTTGCGATGAATGTGCGTGCCGGCACCACAACCTCATCGCCGGGACCGATTTCGAAGGCTCGCAGCGCAAGCTCGAGCGCGAGCGTGCCGTTCGCGACGGCGATGCCGTGGGCACGGCCGAGGGTCTGGGCGTACTCGGCCTCGAAACGCCGGCACTGCTCGCCGGTCCAGTAGCTGAGCTTGCCCGAGCGCAGGACGGCTGTGACCGCAGCGACCTCCTCGTCACCCGGTGCGGGCCACGAGGGGAGCGGTGTGGTGCGGACGGGGGTTCCGCCGTCGATTGCGAGCATTTCGGTCACGTCAGCTCTCCGAGCCGTGCAGTGGTTTCGCGGGCACGCCGGCGTACGTGGCGCTCGCGGGCACGTCGTCGACGACCGTAGCCCCCGCACCCACCGTCGCCCAGTCTCCCACCGAGCGCAGAGGAATCACCGAGCAGCCCACTCCGAGCAAGACGCCCTCGCCCAAACGAACGCCGCCGCACAGCGCGCTTCCCGGACCCACGTGGGCGTGGGCGCCGATCGCGCAGTCGTGGTCGACAGAGCAGCCCGTGTTCAGTATCGAGTTGACGCCGACCGTGGCATCGACATTGACGATGACGCCAGGCGCGATGAAGGCGCCTGCGCCGATGGTGACGTCGGTTCCGATGATCGCCGAGGGGTGGACCACCGCGGCCGGGGTCCTGCCCGCTGCGACGTTCTCGGCAAAGAGGGCAGCGCGCTGACGGTTGTCACCCACGGCTACGATGAACGCGTCGGCGTCGATACCGTCGGCTGTTGCGCTGATGGGCACGCCGAGCACGTCGGGACGCTCGCGCGGCGCACCGATCACGCCAACGACGTCCCATCCCGCATCGCGGGCGGCGTCGATGACGACCTTTGCGTGGCCTCCGGCACCTACGACGAGCAGCTTCACGAGCCCTCCCGATCGCCCTGTCGCGGCTCGCTGCCCGCGAAGGGCTCCATGGTCGCATGGCCTTTCGCCGATACTCCCTCGCGTGCGAAGACCGTCGTGACGGTCATGGCGAGGATCCGGCAGTCGAGCGCGAACGACCGATTGTCCACATACCAGACATCCATCTCGAAACGCTCATCCCACGAGACCGCGTTTCGCCCGTTGACCTGCGCCCATCCCGTGATTCCCGGGCGGACTTCGTGCCTGCGGGCCTGCCGGTCATTGTAGCGCGTGAGGTACTCGGTCAGTAGCGGGCGGGGGCCCACGATGCTCATATCTCCGAGAAGCACGTTGGCGAGCTCCGGCAGCTCGTCGAGCGATGTCGCGCGAAGTGCTCGGCCGAAGCCCGTGAGGCGCTCGGCATCGCTCGCCACGGCATCGACATCGCCCTGTGCGTTCGGCACATCTCGCATCGTGCGGAACTTGTACAGCGTGAAGACGCGGCCATTCTGACCCGGGCGTTGCTGGGCGAAGAGGACCGGCGACCCGAGCTTCGCGCGGACGAGAACTGCCAGCACCAGCAGCACCGGGCTGAGTACGATGAGCAGCACTCCCGATGCGATCGCATCAAGGGCGCTCTTCACGGTGTCATACACGCGATGCGAGCGCTTCACGGTACAGCTCCTCGTAGGCGTCGATGATGCGGGGGAGTGCGTACTCAGCAACGGCGCGCTCGCGACCTGCGTGACCGCGGCGCGCGGCTTCGTGCGGATCTCGCACGGCCGCCGAGATTGCGGCAGCGAGTGATGCCGGGTCGTTCTTGTCGGCGAGCCAGCCGGTGTCAGGTGTGATCGCATCGGCGATGCCCCGCGTGTCGGTGCCGATGACGGGCTTGCCCGCAGCCATGGCCTCAAGCACGCTGCGGTTGAGTCCCTCACGCTCGGAGCAGAGCATGAGCGCGTCGCTCGCGGCCAGGAGCGTCGGGACGTCTCGGCGGTATCCGATCCAGCGGATCCGCGTCTCGATGCCGAGCGCCATCGCCTGCTCGCGCAGCCGTGACTCGAGAGGGCCGTCACCGGCGAGCACGAGCACCACGCGCGGATCGTCGACGAGCGAGAGCGCCTTGAAGGCGTGCTCATGCCGCTTCACCGCACCGAACTCGGCGATCATCGTGAGCACGAACGCATCGGCGGGCAGGTCGAGCTTCTCTCGAAGCGCGGCGATCTCCGCGTCGCTTGCCGCGGTCGGACCGTACGCGTCGACGTCGACACCGATGCCGGGAATGAGCCGAACGCGCTCAGGATCGATGGTGCCGAAGTCGCGTGCAGCGGAGAAGTCCTCGGCGTTGATGGTCACGAGGTAGTCGGTCCACGCCGCTGCGGCACGTTCAAGCCGCTCGTACACCGCGTTGCTTGTCGGTGCACCGCCGCGGTAGAAGTGGAAGCCGTGTGCCGTGTAGATCACGGCGGGTCGCTCGGCGCGCGGGCGACCGCGTAGCGCATAACGCGTTACGAACGCCGCAATGGGCGTGTGTACGTGCACGATGTCGTAGTCGCCCGCCTCGACGACGCGGCGTATTGCTGCCGCGGTGCCGCTGACGTTGCCCAAAGCGAGCGGGTTGCGACTCCATCCGATGTCGAAGTGCTGGTCGTATTCCGTGGCGATGGTCTCGGCGCGCGTCGCACCGTTCGCGAGCGCGTCGATGCGCCAGCCCTGCGCGCGAAGGTGTTTGGCGAACGGCACGAGGAACGCCTCGAGCGTGATCGGGACCGTCGTGACGAACAGAGCCGCTCGGCCGCGGTCGCACAGGTGCTCGTCGCTGCTCAAGCGGGTCGTCACCTCTCAGGCTCGTCGGTGGATAGCAGTGGGCGCGAAGATGCACCGCCGCCATTCTAGCGCGTGCGTGGCACGCTGGTCGCAGTGTTGTAGCCTGTTGGCGCAGCACATAGAGTGGGTGCGATACAGACGCTTAACACGATCTTCGCCTGACGCATCCCGCACGACACGGAGGACTCTTGACTATCGATCTCGCAACCAAGCGCGTCATGGTCACCGGTGGCGGTGGCTTCCTCGGCTCGTTCGTCCTCGAGGCGCTGGCCGCCAGAGGCTGCACCGGCGTCTTCGCCCCGAGAAAGAGCGACTACGACCTTACCCGCGAGAGCGAGATCATCGCAGCGCTCGCCGAGGGACGCCCCGACGTCATCATCCATCTCGCCGCCGTGGTCGGCGGCATCGGCGCGAATCGTGCCGAGCCCGGTCGCTTCTTCTACGAGAACGCGATGATGGGTATCCAGCTCATCGAGCAGGCGCGCCTCGCGGGAGTTGGCAAGTTCGTGTGCCTGGGCACTGTGTGCGCCTATCCCAAGTTCACCCCGGTTCCGTTTCACGAGGAAGACCTCTGGAACGGCTATCCCGAGGAGACCAACGCACCGTACGGTCTGGCGAAGAAGGCGCTGCTCGTGCAGCTGCAGGCGTATCGGCAGCAGTACGGCATGGACGGCGTGTTCCTGCTCCCGGTCAACCTGTACGGGCCGCGCGACAACTTCGATCCGTTCTCAAGCCACGTCATACCGGCGATCATCCGCAAGTGCGTGGAGGCCCGTGATGCCGGGGCCGACTCGATCACGCTCTGGGGCACCGGAACCGCGAGCCGCGAGTTCCTCTACGCGGCCGATGCCGCCGAGGCGATCTGCCTGGCCGCCGAGCGCTACGACGAGCCTGAGCCAATCAACGTCGGTGCGGGCTTCGAGATCACCATCAAGGACCTCGCCGAGAAGATCGCAGCGCTCACCGGATTCACCGGCGAGCTGATCTGGGATGCGAGCCAGCCCGACGGCCAGCCGCGTCGAAAGCTCGACACTGCACGCGCGATGGACAGGTTCGGCTTCGAGGCGACGACCGACTTCGACACGGGGCTTGCGAGGACCATCGAGTGGTTTGAGGCGAACAGCGCAGATGCCTGAGATGCCTGATACCCGCTACGCGCAACTGCCCGGCCTCGAGCAGCCGCCTCCCGCCAGCGAACGCATCGCCTCGGCCGGTGGAGCGATCAAGCGCAAGGCGACGTTCAGGTCGTTCGTGACGCGCGATCCCGAGTGGCTGATCTGGTTTCGTCGGGTGGTCCTCAAGCGCAAACCGGTGCTGTTCCAGATTGAAGTGCCTATCGTCGACCACTGCACCCTTGACTGCGCCGCCTGTCCGAGCTTCGCGAACCTATGCGAGCCGAGTCTTGCCGATATCGACCAGTTCGAGTCGGACCTTCGGCTCTTGTCGGCGGCGTTCTCGAACGTGCGTCGTGTACAGATCGTCGGCGGTGAGCCGATGCTGCACCCCAAGGTTCTCGAGTTCCTCGCCCGTGCGCGCGCCATCTTCCCTCGTTCGCGAATCTATCTGCGCACCAACGGCACCCTGCTGATGCAGCAGGACGAGCCCTTCTGGGACGCTCTGCGCGCCAGCAAGGTCACGTTGCTCGTGGGGTCCCGGCCGGTCGGGCTGCCGGCGGTAGAGATCGACCTCGCGGGCAAGCAGCGCGGCGTGAAGGTCGAGTGGACGCGCCCCGATCGCGAGCAGGTGCGCGTGCCGATCGACCCGCTTGGGTCGCAAGACGCTTCGGATTCTTTCTCCCGGTGTCGCGGCGTGAACAACCGGCCGATCTTGCGCGACGGCCGCCTCTATCCGTGCGCGTTCGTCGCGTACTCCGAGGTGTTCCGCAGCACGTTCGGGATTCGAGGACTCCAGATCTACCCGACCGACTGGATCAGCATCCGAGACGAGCACGATCCCGAGGAGATATTCGAGTTTCTTCGCGGGCCTGTGCACTGGTGCTCGAACTGTGATCAGAAGGAGCGCGAAGTGGAGGAGTGGCGTGCCTCGAAGCACGTGCTCACGGAGTGGCTGACGAAGCCGCCGACCCGCCGCTAGTCGTTTGCGGTGTTCGTCGTCGAATCCTCGGCGGCGTCGTCCTCGTCGGTGGCAGACAGTAGTCGTGCGAACAGTGACGGTCGCGTCGCGATTGCGATCCATCCCACGCCGACCCCCCACCACAGGGTTGTGATGCGGGTGATGAGCGTCGCAGCTGCGGCATCCGAGGCGTTCATGCCCAGCGCGATGAGGATGCCTGCCATCGACGCTTCGGTCAGACCGATGCCCCCCGGCAGGAAAGTGAACGCGCCCACAAGCGTGGCGATGGCGTAGATGGAGACGGCTGTGACCATCGACAGTTTGAAGAAGCCGAGCGCGGACAGGCAGAGCCCGAATCCGACCCCTTCCAGGCCCCAGGCGACGATTGATGACGGGACGGACCACAGCAGCGTTCGCCAGGTGAGTGCGGTGCGGATGGTCTGTGAGATCGCAGACGCTGACGCGTGATGTTTGCGGGACCATTCCTGCTTCTCGACAACGCCCAGGGCCAGCGCATGAAACCAGGGTGAACTCGCTATCCCTGTCGCGATCAGGATCACCGCAAGCACAGCCACAAGCACCCAGAGGTTCCCTCCGATGGCCCCGAGCCCACCCAGTGCCAGGCAGCAGACGGCGATGAGGTCGGCGAGCCGCTCAGAGAACACGAGCGCGACTCCGCGCGTCATCGGCAGGCCTGAGGTGTTGCTCGCGAGCCACGGCTTGAGAATCTCGCCCACCCGGCCCGGTGTGACCGACATGGTCTGCCCCGAAAGCTGCAGGTATAGTGCGTCCACAAACGAGACGGGGCGCCCCACGACACGCATCAGCGCACCCCAGCGCACGGCGCGAACGACGAAGCTGGCGAACGCCAGAGCGAGCATGTAGACCAACGTGGTGATAGGAAACGCCGCGAGCGCCCGCGCCATCGCCGGCGCGTCGGTGAGGAAGGCCATCGCCGCGTAGACCAAGACGCTGCCAAGGCCGGCCAGCACGATCCCACTCATGATGCGCTTCGAGTTCATGGTCTCCACAGCGGGCGTAGGGCTACAATGTCGAGGCTCAAGCGACCGATTCGAGAGTCGCGGCAGCACCGCCGAGGATTATCGCATTCATGGACTTCAGAGACGTCATACGGTTGATGCGGCCCCGCCAGTGGACCAAGAACCTCGTGGTCGCAGCGGGTCTTGTCTTCTCGGGCAAGCTGCTCGATACCGCGCTACTGGGCGAGACGGCTGTCGCGTTCGTGGTCTTCTGCCTTGGGACGAGCGCACTGTATGCGCTCAACGATGTTCTTGATGCAGATCGAGATCGCGCCCATCCCGTGAAATGTGACCGCCCGGTGGCATCCGGTCGGTTGGGCAAGCCGGCTGCCCTGGGCGTCTCGGCCGTACTGGCGATTGCGGCTTTCGCACTGGCGTTCTTCGTCGGTCCCGACTTCACCGCGGTGTTCGCGGCGTACGTCGTCCTTCAGTTGCTCTACACCTTCGCGCTCAAGAGCGTCTCAATCGTCGACATGCTGGTCATCGCCACCGGGTTCGTACTGCGCGCCGTCGCAGGCGCGGTCGCCATCGAGGTGCCGGTCTCGCCGTGGCTGGTTCTGTGCACGGGGCTGCTCATGCTCTTTCTCGCAGCAGCGAAGCGGCGTCATGAGATCGTGTTGTTGCGGGAGCGATCCGTCGCTCACCGTCCGGTGCTCTCCGAGTACTCAGCCGAACTGCTCGACAGCTTCATGGTGACGCTGTCGGCTGCCACGATCACCTCGTACGCGCTGTACACGTTCTTCGAGGAGCTCGCTCCTGACTATCTGCTCATGCTCACGATCCCGTTCGTGATATACGGCGTGCTCCGCTACCAGTACCTGGTGTTGAGCAAGGACGGCGGCGGTCGGCCCGAGGAGATACTCCTCTCGGACGGGCCCATCATCATCGACGTCGCGCTGTGGGTGACCGCTTCGGTCGCCGTCTTGTACATCGCCCCCCGATTCTTGAGCTAGGAGAGTTGCCCATGACCGACAGTCCGACGGCTCCCGCCAGATTCCTTGTCACCGGAGGCTCCGGATTCCTCGGCATCAACCTCATCCGTTCGCTGCTGGAGCGCGGGCATTCTGTGCGCTCACTCGACCTGCTCGAGTTCGACTACGAGGACTGTCGCGACCGCGTCGACTGGATCGTGGGCGACATCCGCAACGCGGACACAGCTGATCGATGCTGTCGCGATATCGACTTCGTCGTGCACTGCGCCGCAGCGTTGCCGCTCTACTCGCCAGACGACATTCGCACCACCGACGTCGATGGCACGCGACGGATGCTCGAGGCTGCCAAGAAGAACGGGGTGGCGCGCTTCGTCATGATCTCGTCCACGGCGGTCTACGGCATTCCGGATCATCATCCGCTCTACGAGGACGACCCGATGATCGGCGTCGGTCCGTACGGCGAGGCCAAGATCGCGGCGGAGGGCGTCTGCCGCGAGTTTCGCGAGAAGGGGATGTGTATCCCGATCATCCGTCCGAAGAGTTTCGTCGGTCCTGAGCGCCTGGGCGTCTTCGCGCTGTTCTACGACTGGGCTAGAACCGGGCACGGTTTTCCGATGATCGGCAGTGGGAAGAACCGATACCAGCTCCTTGACGTCGATGACCTCTGCGATGCCATCAGGTTGTGCTGCACTCTCGATGAGGCGGTCGTCAACGACACCTTTAACATCGGCGCCGCTGAGTTCACCACGATGGGTGAGGACTACCAGGCGGTGCTCGATCTCGCCGGCTTCGGGAAGAAGATTCACGGGTTCCCCGCAGCGCCCATGATCTGGACGCTTCGCGTACTCGAGGCGCTGCACCTGTCACCCCTTTACAAGTGGGTCTACGAGACGGCGTCGAAGGACTCTTTCGTCTCCATAGACAAGGCGCAGCAAGTGCTGGGATTCGCACCGAAGTACTCCAACAAGGACGCGCTGCTTCGAAACTACGAGTGGTACTGCGCTCATCTAGAGGAGTTCGAGGGTACGGGCGGGGTCTCGCATCGGGTGCCGTGGAAACAGGGGATTCTCTCGGTGGCGAAGCTGTTCTTCTAGGCGAGGCCGTTTGGGGTCGACCGGGGCGCGCCTCCGCTCACTCGCGTATACTCGCGCGTCACAAGACCATGCACGAGCGGGGAGCGAACATGAGCGAGAACACCTACCGAATCTGTCTGCTGCCGGGCGATGGCATCGGTCCCGAGATCACCGCTGAAGCCGTCAAGGTACTGGGCGCCATCGGTGCGTCCAACGGCGTCACGTTCGAGTTCGAGGAAGCGCTACTGGGCGGCGCGGCGATCGATGCGACCGGATCGGCGCTTCCCGACGCCACCCTGGAAGTCGCATATCGCTCGGACGCGGTGCTGCTTGCCGCAATCGGCGGCCCGAAGTGGGACACGACCGACCCTGCCAGGCCGCGCCCCGAGCAGGGGCTGCTCGGCATCCGAAAGGCGCTCGGACTGTTCGCGAATCTGCGCCCGGTCAAGATCTTCGACGCGCTTCGTGATGCATCCTCACTTAAGCCCGAGTACCTCGAAGGCGTCGATATGCTCATCGTGCGCGAGCTGACCGGGGGCTTGTACTTCGGCGACCGTGCTCGCGAAACGGGCGTCGAGGGAGCGGCCACTGGTGGCGGCGAGGGCATGCGTGCCTACGACACCATGCTGTACGCTGAGTACGAGATCGAGCGCATCGCACGCCTCGCGTTCCAGACCGCGCGCACGCGTCGCAATCGCGTCCACAGCGTCGATAAGGCCAACGTCCTCGAGTCCTCGCGCCTGTGGCGTGAGGTCGTGCACCGCCTGCACGCTGCGGAGTTCTCCGACGTCGAGCTCTTCGACCAGCTCGTCGACAACTCGGCCATGCAGCTCATCCGCACGCCCAACCAGTTCGACGTCATGGTCACCGAGAACATGTTCGGCGACATTCTCTCCGACGAGGCGTCGATGCTCACTGGGTCGCTCGGCATGCTTGCGAGCGCGTCGCTCGGCGACGGCACCGCGCTCTACGAGCCGAGCCACGGCTCCGCGCCAGATATCGCAGGTCAGGGCGTCGCGAACCCACTTGCGATGCTGCTCTCCGTCGAGCTGATGCTCCGTTACAGCTTCGATATGCATGCCGCCGCCGATGCGCTCGCAGCAGCGATCGAGGGCGTTCTCGCCGATGGCTGGCGCACGCGCGATATCGCGGATGCCGACACGCCCGCCGACAAGATCGTGGGTACCGTAGCGATGGGCGACCTCGTGCTGGTGGCGCTGGGCTAGGACTCAGTTACGGCCGACTGCGAGCGCTTGAGCGCCACATCGATTCCCACCGCCGCAATGACCACCACCAACGGCATCACCGGAAAGTGGTAGCGGTGGTACGAGATGACGATCGCGTGGATAGTGAGTGAGTAGAGCGGCAGCGAGATCAGTAACAGCGTATCGAGGCGTCGTGGGGCGAGCGCGACCCCGAGCGCGAATGCGGCGAGCAGTACGAGTTGCATCGCCCACGCGAGCGTGAACGGCACACCTCTGAGCGCCGTCGGCGAGACGGCATGCGGCCGAAGCACCGACATCAGTACCGCACGAGCGCGCGCCCCGACAAGGGACGGCAGTAGCCCTTCGGCTCGTACCCTGGCAACCAGCGCATCGGTCTCCTGTGCGAAGTAGCTCGCGAGTTGCGACTCATCGCGGACCACCGCTTGTCCGCCCGACAGGATCTGGCGCGTGTAGACCGCGATCCGCTGTTGCTCCACAGTGGGCTTCGGTGCGCTCGAGCGCCATGGTAGCGGGAGTGGTTCATCGACGTCCATCCGAATCGCCTCGATGGTGGTGACCGCCGCACCAGTCGTGAACGGAACGAACCTGTCGTAGATCGACCCATTACGCAGCCACCACGGTGTGATGACCGCGATAACGACAAGCCCGAGCAGGGCGCTCTGCAGAAGGACCTTCTTCACTTGCGACCGTCGCGCCACCACCACGCAAAGCGCGGCGAAAG containing:
- a CDS encoding sugar transferase, giving the protein MKSALDAIASGVLLIVLSPVLLVLAVLVRAKLGSPVLFAQQRPGQNGRVFTLYKFRTMRDVPNAQGDVDAVASDAERLTGFGRALRATSLDELPELANVLLGDMSIVGPRPLLTEYLTRYNDRQARRHEVRPGITGWAQVNGRNAVSWDERFEMDVWYVDNRSFALDCRILAMTVTTVFAREGVSAKGHATMEPFAGSEPRQGDREGS
- a CDS encoding DegT/DnrJ/EryC1/StrS aminotransferase family protein, producing the protein MLAIDGGTPVRTTPLPSWPAPGDEEVAAVTAVLRSGKLSYWTGEQCRRFEAEYAQTLGRAHGIAVANGTLALELALRAFEIGPGDEVVVPARTFIATASAVVAVGARPVCADIDPDSSCLTAQTVRAVLSDRTRAIIPVHLGGRPVDMDPILALAEERGLVVIEDCAQAHGALYRGRPIGSLGTHAAAFSFCQEKVLPTGEGGMLLLDDEQAHRRAWSYKDHGKSYEKVNDAAFMSEPGMFKWMVDSFGSNWRMDELAAAIGRVGLSKLPDWHAVRTRNATRLAAGLSGIKSLHIPIPELDCEHAWYRLYAYVVPESLAPGWDRDRVAAAISAEGIPAHYGGCAEIYREQAFIAAGLAPATRLPNAAQVHETSLAFLLHPTLADADIDDTITAVRKVLEVASA
- a CDS encoding glycosyltransferase family 4 protein, which gives rise to MTTRLSSDEHLCDRGRAALFVTTVPITLEAFLVPFAKHLRAQGWRIDALANGATRAETIATEYDQHFDIGWSRNPLALGNVSGTAAAIRRVVEAGDYDIVHVHTPIAAFVTRYALRGRPRAERPAVIYTAHGFHFYRGGAPTSNAVYERLERAAAAWTDYLVTINAEDFSAARDFGTIDPERVRLIPGIGVDVDAYGPTAASDAEIAALREKLDLPADAFVLTMIAEFGAVKRHEHAFKALSLVDDPRVVLVLAGDGPLESRLREQAMALGIETRIRWIGYRRDVPTLLAASDALMLCSEREGLNRSVLEAMAAGKPVIGTDTRGIADAITPDTGWLADKNDPASLAAAISAAVRDPHEAARRGHAGRERAVAEYALPRIIDAYEELYREALASRV
- a CDS encoding polysaccharide biosynthesis protein codes for the protein MSDRQSAFARVRATGRLWNGVLVILDIAVIVIATVGGYYARFEGIVPPEFAQWTTPLALAAIVVYVGLFALFGLYRLVLRYVGVDTLLKLSGAVTVGAGILVLADALLVRESVIRPVPLGVLMIQALLVFLGASAVRMAARIFMYVRSSRFGSGRRVLIVGGGSAGSLLLREIQSRPDLGLTVIGFLDDRPVLRGRTIGGVHVLGATSELERIVAERDVQEIMVAMPSAPRETVRRILNEAADSDVQTRIMPALVIAKGSVSLRDLRGVDVEDLLGREPTRIDVDQVRSTLADKVVAVTGAAGSIGSELCRQIMAMSPAKLLLIEIDETRLYELWLELRLIDPQPPVMCVCDIRDVERLDAVFGEHRPDVVLHAAAYKHVPLMEIAPAEAIKTNVLGTLQVIEACERHDTERFVLISTDKAVAPANIMGLTKSLAEREMLDATRRGKLHAVAVRFGNVLASRGSVVPIFQEQLRHGGPLTVTHPDVTRYFMTIPEASRLVLQAQAIGEPGDIFVLEMGEPVKIVDLARKMIALSGVPADVEFSGLRPGEKLHETLVTESETLLPTERDKILRVERAATPDTGFDAEIRALIECALHGDVSCASEAIERLEPGFAQRERA
- a CDS encoding acetyltransferase; translated protein: MKLLVVGAGGHAKVVIDAARDAGWDVVGVIGAPRERPDVLGVPISATADGIDADAFIVAVGDNRQRAALFAENVAAGRTPAAVVHPSAIIGTDVTIGAGAFIAPGVIVNVDATVGVNSILNTGCSVDHDCAIGAHAHVGPGSALCGGVRLGEGVLLGVGCSVIPLRSVGDWATVGAGATVVDDVPASATYAGVPAKPLHGSES